Proteins found in one Falco cherrug isolate bFalChe1 chromosome 18, bFalChe1.pri, whole genome shotgun sequence genomic segment:
- the BRF2 gene encoding transcription factor IIIB 50 kDa subunit isoform X1, which produces MAARGSCPACGSAALVEDAHYAQQQLVCAACGCVLAEGLLTTTYTEEEHLREVAYSQSTGQKEQLSRCLQRGIKRVQDLCKVLQLPTVFEETAVSYFQRALQHPSFHLVSLEKKELLGGCCVFVTCRQHNWPLMMGTICSLLYAKQELFASVYLSLQKELGLSVPALSLADLVKTHLNSFRLFQHATDIPAPFVEDKETMVTRTMQIVELASETWLVTGRHPVPIVMAAAFLSWQSLQPAARLACTFARFCKLAGVDLPPPAHLRLKELLDILLRMASQLAWLRMFNMDKKTVVKHIGDLLQHRIFLLKNAFSLEDEEQHASDPGKGSLGEGSLGKGTAGSPAAAGGAVQEEGCPLERKRQCEGSPRPLLPPCLINPRKRLRTAALSASDSAITGDEPISDSEIEQYLRGPEEIRAFRKAKAWL; this is translated from the exons ATGGCGGCGCGGGGAAGCTGCCCCGCCTGCGGGTCGGCGGCGCTGGTGGAGGACGCGCATTACgcgcagcagcagctggtctGCGCCGCCTGCGGCTGCGTCCTGGCCGAGGGGCTGCTCACCACCACCTACACCGAGGAGGAGCACCTGCGAG AGGTGGCGTATTCCCAGAGCACCGGCCagaaggagcagctgagccGCTGCCTGCAGCGAG GGATCAAGCGGGTCCAGGATCTCTGTAAAGTCCTCCAGCTCCCAACGGTGTTTGAGGAAACGGCAGTGTCATACTTCCAGAGAGCTCTCCAGCACCCCTCCTTCCACCTGGTCAGTCTGGAGAAGAAGGagctcctggggggctgctgcgTCTTTGTGACTTGTCGACAGCACAACTGGCCCTTGATGATGGGGACAATCTGCTCTCTCCTTTATGCGAAGCAGGAGCTGTTTGCCAGTGTCTACCTGAGCCTTCAGAAAGAGCTTGGGCTGTCTGTGCCGGCCCTGAGCCTGGCAGACCTGGTGAAGACACACCTGAACAG CTTTCGGCTGTTCCAGCACGCGACCGACATCCCTGCCCCGTTTGTGGAAGACAAGGAGACGATGGTCACCCGCACAATGCAGATTGTGGAGCTGGCCAGCGAGACGTGGCTGGTCACCGGCCGGCACCCTGTTCCCATCGTCATGGCTGCGGCTTTCCTGTCGTGGCAGTCACTGCAGCCTGCCGCCCGCCTTGCCTGCACCTTCGCAAGGTTCTGCAAGCTGGCGGGCGTTGATCTGCCGCCACCGGCGCACCTGCGGCTGAAGGAGCTTCTCGACATCCTCCTGAGAATGGCCTCCCAGCTCGCCTGGCTGAGGATGTTTAACATGGACAAGAAAACTGTGGTCAAGCACATTGGGGACCTGCTGCAACACCGaattttcctgctgaaaaatgCCTTCTCCCTGGAGGACGAGGAGCAGCATGCCTCAGACCCAGGCAAGGGGTCCCTGGGCGAGGGGTCCCTGGGCAAGGGGACCGCCggctctcctgcagcagcaggcggggcagtgcaggaggagggctGTCCCTTGGAAAGGAAACGCCAGTGTGAGGGCAGCCCGAGGCCCTTGCTGCCGCCCTGCCTTATCAATCCAAGGAAGAGACTGCGGACGGCAGCCCTGAGCGCTTCAGACTCTGCCATCACTGGCGACGAGCCCATCTCCGACAGCGAAATCGAGCAGTACCTGCGGGGCCCGGAGGAGATCCGGGCCTTCAGGAAGGCCAAGGCCTGGCTGTGA
- the BRF2 gene encoding transcription factor IIIB 50 kDa subunit isoform X2 gives MAARGSCPACGSAALVEDAHYAQQQLVCAACGCVLAEGLLTTTYTEEEHLREVAYSQSTGQKEQLSRCLQRGIKRVQDLCKVLQLPTVFEETAVSYFQRALQHPSFHLELFASVYLSLQKELGLSVPALSLADLVKTHLNSFRLFQHATDIPAPFVEDKETMVTRTMQIVELASETWLVTGRHPVPIVMAAAFLSWQSLQPAARLACTFARFCKLAGVDLPPPAHLRLKELLDILLRMASQLAWLRMFNMDKKTVVKHIGDLLQHRIFLLKNAFSLEDEEQHASDPGKGSLGEGSLGKGTAGSPAAAGGAVQEEGCPLERKRQCEGSPRPLLPPCLINPRKRLRTAALSASDSAITGDEPISDSEIEQYLRGPEEIRAFRKAKAWL, from the exons ATGGCGGCGCGGGGAAGCTGCCCCGCCTGCGGGTCGGCGGCGCTGGTGGAGGACGCGCATTACgcgcagcagcagctggtctGCGCCGCCTGCGGCTGCGTCCTGGCCGAGGGGCTGCTCACCACCACCTACACCGAGGAGGAGCACCTGCGAG AGGTGGCGTATTCCCAGAGCACCGGCCagaaggagcagctgagccGCTGCCTGCAGCGAG GGATCAAGCGGGTCCAGGATCTCTGTAAAGTCCTCCAGCTCCCAACGGTGTTTGAGGAAACGGCAGTGTCATACTTCCAGAGAGCTCTCCAGCACCCCTCCTTCCACCTG GAGCTGTTTGCCAGTGTCTACCTGAGCCTTCAGAAAGAGCTTGGGCTGTCTGTGCCGGCCCTGAGCCTGGCAGACCTGGTGAAGACACACCTGAACAG CTTTCGGCTGTTCCAGCACGCGACCGACATCCCTGCCCCGTTTGTGGAAGACAAGGAGACGATGGTCACCCGCACAATGCAGATTGTGGAGCTGGCCAGCGAGACGTGGCTGGTCACCGGCCGGCACCCTGTTCCCATCGTCATGGCTGCGGCTTTCCTGTCGTGGCAGTCACTGCAGCCTGCCGCCCGCCTTGCCTGCACCTTCGCAAGGTTCTGCAAGCTGGCGGGCGTTGATCTGCCGCCACCGGCGCACCTGCGGCTGAAGGAGCTTCTCGACATCCTCCTGAGAATGGCCTCCCAGCTCGCCTGGCTGAGGATGTTTAACATGGACAAGAAAACTGTGGTCAAGCACATTGGGGACCTGCTGCAACACCGaattttcctgctgaaaaatgCCTTCTCCCTGGAGGACGAGGAGCAGCATGCCTCAGACCCAGGCAAGGGGTCCCTGGGCGAGGGGTCCCTGGGCAAGGGGACCGCCggctctcctgcagcagcaggcggggcagtgcaggaggagggctGTCCCTTGGAAAGGAAACGCCAGTGTGAGGGCAGCCCGAGGCCCTTGCTGCCGCCCTGCCTTATCAATCCAAGGAAGAGACTGCGGACGGCAGCCCTGAGCGCTTCAGACTCTGCCATCACTGGCGACGAGCCCATCTCCGACAGCGAAATCGAGCAGTACCTGCGGGGCCCGGAGGAGATCCGGGCCTTCAGGAAGGCCAAGGCCTGGCTGTGA